The Henckelia pumila isolate YLH828 chromosome 2, ASM3356847v2, whole genome shotgun sequence genome includes a window with the following:
- the LOC140880394 gene encoding uncharacterized protein: protein MASVSTMFPLACSTSASPRVRKKHHSHKSSKDVDFNNPKLGKNGGGALGNVVELVRTDVSFISKGLSKGLKWANKAFRIPEISKSVEDVIWLRNVEDPRASSSRFPSWPQPYYPELLGIDLFLADLKALEVYASYVYYLSKMWTKPLPETYDLQEVTDYFTLRPHIVALRLLEVFTAFVSAAIKSRISGMNSAGNEGAGENISKYNFGILLKETMLNLGPTFIKAGQSLSTRPDMIGSEISKALSELHDQIPPFPRAEAMKIVEEDLGSPVDALFSYFSEEPVAAASFGQVYEASTLDGFRVAVKVQRPNLRHVVVRDIYILRLGLGLLQKIAKRKSDPRLYADELGKGLLGELDYNLEAANALEFMEVHSRFPFICMPKVIQQLTTKRVLTMEWMAGESPSELIYASSKESKQKLLDLVNKGVEASLIQLLETGLLHADPHPGNLRYLSGKIGFLDFGLVCRMEKRHQFAMLASIVHIVNGDWASLVYDLTEMDVIRPGTNIQRFTMDLEDALGDLEFSGGVPNIKFSLVLGKIWSIALKYHCRMPPYFILVLRSLASLEGLAVAADPTFKTFEAACPYVVQKLLVDDSPPARRILHSVVFNRRREFQWNRLALFLRVGATRNRLLALLPSATRASHGRSVQVVPEVDMANLVFRLLSSKNGFVLRRLLMTADGTSLIRAAVSKEANPFRQQFCMALADTIYKWMCQALAKRFNLSRLSSTVMVASEAKYRRIGSSTRLTSPSSEYESILRDRRLRVIFSKALHSARKDRMLMLKFCWSSFVMFFVASALACHRVFVSLSEAYMGPSSYSSKQIAMAV, encoded by the exons ATGGCTTCGGTATCAACGATGTTTCCTCTTGCTTGTTCTACATCAGCCAGTCCGAGAGTGAGGAAGAAGCATCACTCGCACAAGAGCAGTAAAGATGTCGATTTTAACAACCCAAAGTTGGGTAAAAATGGTGGGGGGGCGCTGGGGAATGTCGTGGAACTGGTTCGAACCGATGTGAGTTTTATTAGTAAAGGCTTGAGCAAAGGCTTGAAGTGGGCGAATAAAGCGTTTCGGATTCCGGAGATTTCGAAATCAGTGGAGGATGTAATATGGCTGCGGAATGTAGAGGACCCACGTGCGTCTTCATCACGTTTTCCCTCTTGGCCTCAGCCTTATTATCCTG AACTCTTGGGTATTGATCTGTTTCTGGCCGATCTTAAGGCTCTCGAGGTATATGCTAGCTATGTTTACTATCTCTCCAAGATGTGGACAAAACCACTTCCGGAGACCTATGATCTGCAAGAAGTTACTGATTATTTCACTTTGCGGCCCCACATAGTGGCTCTCCGACTTCTCGAG GTCTTTACTGCCTTTGTTTCCGCTGCAATCAAATCCAGGATCTCAGGGATGAATTCAGCTGGCAACGAGGGTGCTGgtgaaaatatttccaaataCAACTTTGGGATATTATTAAAAGAAACAATGCTAAATTTGGGTCCCACTTTTATAAAAG CTGGTCAGTCCCTTTCTACAAGACCAGATATGATTGGTTCTGAAATATCAAAG GCGTtatcagagctgcatgatcaAATCCCGCCATTCCCCAGGGCTGAAGCCATGAAGATTGTTGAGGAAGATTTAGGTTCTCCTGTGGATGCATTATTCAGCTATTTCTCTGAAGAGCCAGTAGCTGCAGCTTCATTTGGGCAG GTTTACGAGGCAAGTACTCTTGATGGGTTTCGAGTTGCTGTGAAAGTTCAGCGTCCTAACTTACGCCATGTGGTTGTTCGAGATATTTACATTCTTCGCTTAGGG CTGGGACTACTTCAGAAGATAGCCAAAAGAAAAAGTGACCCTCGATTGTATGCTGATGAACTTGGGAAAGGGTTGCTCGGGGAGTTAGATTACAACCTGGAGGCTGCAAATGCTTTAGAATTCATG GAAGTTCATTCTCGCTTTCCGTTTATTTGTATGCCTAAAGTAATTCAGCAATTGACCACGAAAAGAGTTCTAACTATGGAATGGATGGCTGGGGAGAGTCCAAGCGAGTTAATATATGCATCTTCAAAAGAATCTAAGCAAAAGCTTCTGGATTTG GTCAACAAAGGAGTAGAGGCATCACTGATTCAGCTTCTTGAGACTGGCTTGTTGCATGCGGACCCACATCCTGGAAATTTGCGATACTTATCCGGGAAAATTGG GTTCCTTGATTTTGGGTTGGTTTGTCGGATGGAGAAGAGACATCAATTTGCAATGCTTGCTTCCATTGTGCACATAGTGAATGGTGATTGGGCATCCCTTGTATATGATTTAACTGAAATGGATGTTATAAGACCGGGAACTAATATACAACGTTTCACCATG GACTTGGAGGATGCCCTAGGGGATTTGGAATTTAGCGGTGGAGTTCCTAATATTAAGTTTAGTCTG GTTCTGGGGAAAATATGGTCTATAGCTTTGAAGTATCACTGCCGCATGCCACCATACTTCATACTTGTCCTGCGGTCTCTTGCTTCTCTAGAAG GATTGGCAGTTGCTGCAGATCCAACATTCAAGACATTTGAAGCTGCATGCCCTTACGTTGTCCAAAAACTTCTTGTTGATGATTCCCCTCCTGCCAGGAGAATTTTACATTCG GTAGTATTTAACAGAAGGAGAGAATTTCAATGGAATAGGCTTGCACTTTTCTTAAGAGTTGGAGCAACCAG GAACCGGTTGCTCGCTTTACTGCCGTCTGCTACTAGAGCTTCTCATGGTCGTTCAGTGCAAGTTGTCCCTGAAGTTGATATGGCAAATCTGGTTTTCAGACTTCTGTCATCTAAAAATGGTTTTGTTCTAAGGAGACTTTTAATGACTGCA GATGGAACTTCATTGATACGGGCTGCAGTTTCAAAGGAGGCAAATCCTTTCCGTCAACAATTTTGCATGGCCCTTGCTGATACAATATACAAGTGGATGTGTCAAGCGTTAGCAAAACGTTTCAATCTTTCCAGATTAAGCTCCACAGTGATGGTGGCAAGTGAAGCCAAGTACAGAAGAATAGGTTCTTCTACTAGACTAACTTCTCCAAGTAGCGAGTATGAGTCCATCCTTAGAGATAGAAGACTAAGAGTTATTTTCTCAAAGGCATTACATTCTGCTCGAAAAGACCGGATGTTAATGCTAAAATTCTGTTGGTCTTCATTTGTAATGTTCTTTGTGGCATCAGCCTTGGCTTGCCATCGCGTGTTTGTCTCTCTCAGTGAAGCTTACATGGGTCCTTCATCCTATTCTTCCAAGCAAATTGCTATGGCTGTATAG
- the LOC140882439 gene encoding 3-oxoacyl-[acyl-carrier-protein] synthase, mitochondrial isoform X3 — protein MILGLGMVTPLGCGVEATWKRLIEGGCGIKAITIEDLKMNGFDREIQSHTFDQLASKIAAVVPCGTNSDEFNEEMWLNSKDHRSIARFIGYALCAADEALRDANWMPNEQDEKERTGVSIGAGTGSISDILDASRMICDKHLRRLSPFFIPRILINMAAGHVSMKYGFQGPNHAAVTACATGAHSIGDAARMIQFGDADVMVAGGTESSIDALSIAGFCRSRALSTKYNTFPEEASRPFDCARDGFVIGEGSGILVLEDLEHAKNRGAKIYAEVRGYGMSGDAYHITQPHGEGRGAILAMSRALKQSGLTANQVDYINAHATSTPLGDAVEAKAILSLFCNHVVSGALALSSTKGAIGHLLGAAGAVEALFSILAIHHGIAPLTLNLTKPDPIFSGDFMPLTASKKMNIKAAMSNSFGFGGTNSALLFASLE, from the exons ATGATTTTAGGTTTAGGAATGGTCACACCTCTGGGTTGCGGTGTGGAAGCTACTTGGAAGCGCTTAATAGAAGGGGGTTGTGGAATTAAGGCGATAACTATTGAAGATCTAAAGATGAATGGTTTTGACAGAGAGATACAATCGCATACCTTTGATCAATTGGCTTCCAAAATTGCTGCGGTTGTACCATGTGGAACCAACTCAGATGAATTCAACGAAGAGATGTGGCTTAACTCTAAG GACCATAGATCGATTGCCAGGTTTATAGGGTATGCATTATGTGCAGCTGACGAGGCTCTTAGAGATGCAAATTGGATGCCGAATGAGCAGGATGAGAAAGAAAGAACG GGTGTTTCCATAGGTGCTGGAACGGGTAGCATCAGTGATATTTTGGATGCTTCAAGAATGATCTGTGACAAG CACCTACGGCGGCTCAGTCCATTTTTTATCCCAAGGATACTAATCAATATGGCTGCTGGTCATGTGAGCATGAAATATGGATTCCAG GGACCAAACCATGCTGCAGTGACAGCCTGTGCTACTGGGGCACATTCTATTGGAGATGCTGCAAGGATGATTCAATTTGGAGATGCTGATGTCATGGTTGCTGGGGGAACAGAATCGAGCATCGATGCTTTGTCCATAGCAGGATTCTGTAG GTCAAGGGCATTATCGACCAAGTACAATACTTTTCCAGAGGAAGCCTCAAGGCCTTTTGATTGTGCTCGTGATGGGTTTGT TATAGGAGAAGGTTCTGGCATCCTGGTTTTGGAG GACCTGGAGCATGCAAAGAACCGAGGAGCTAAAATATATGCTGAAGTACGTGGTTATGGGATGTCAG GTGATGCATATCACATCACACAACCTCATGGAGAAGGCAGAGGCGCCATTTTGGCCATGTCCCGTGCTTTGAAGCAG TCTGGCTTGACCGCTAACCAAGTGGACTACATCAATGCACATGCTACATCTACTCCTCTGG GTGATGCAGTGGAAGCCAAAGCCATCCTGTCCTTGTTTTGCAATCATGTGGTGTCAGGTGCCCTGGCTTTGTCCTCCACCAAG GGTGCTATTGGACATCTCCTAGGAGCAGCTGGAGCTGTTGAAGCATTATTCTCCATATTAGCTATACACCAT GGTATAGCTCCCTTGACACTTAATCTCACTAAACCTGATCCAATATTTAGTGGTGATTTTATGCCTTTGACTGCTTCAAAGAAGATGAACATTAAAGCTGCTATGTCGAACTCTTTTGGCTTTGGTGGAACAAATTCGGCCCTTCTATTTGCTTCACTAGAATAG
- the LOC140882439 gene encoding 3-oxoacyl-[acyl-carrier-protein] synthase, mitochondrial isoform X4 — translation MVTPLGCGVEATWKRLIEGGCGIKAITIEDLKMNGFDREIQSHTFDQLASKIAAVVPCGTNSDEFNEEMWLNSKDHRSIARFIGYALCAADEALRDANWMPNEQDEKERTGVSIGAGTGSISDILDASRMICDKHLRRLSPFFIPRILINMAAGHVSMKYGFQGPNHAAVTACATGAHSIGDAARMIQFGDADVMVAGGTESSIDALSIAGFCRSRALSTKYNTFPEEASRPFDCARDGFVIGEGSGILVLEDLEHAKNRGAKIYAEVRGYGMSGDAYHITQPHGEGRGAILAMSRALKQSGLTANQVDYINAHATSTPLGDAVEAKAILSLFCNHVVSGALALSSTKGAIGHLLGAAGAVEALFSILAIHHGIAPLTLNLTKPDPIFSGDFMPLTASKKMNIKAAMSNSFGFGGTNSALLFASLE, via the exons ATGGTCACACCTCTGGGTTGCGGTGTGGAAGCTACTTGGAAGCGCTTAATAGAAGGGGGTTGTGGAATTAAGGCGATAACTATTGAAGATCTAAAGATGAATGGTTTTGACAGAGAGATACAATCGCATACCTTTGATCAATTGGCTTCCAAAATTGCTGCGGTTGTACCATGTGGAACCAACTCAGATGAATTCAACGAAGAGATGTGGCTTAACTCTAAG GACCATAGATCGATTGCCAGGTTTATAGGGTATGCATTATGTGCAGCTGACGAGGCTCTTAGAGATGCAAATTGGATGCCGAATGAGCAGGATGAGAAAGAAAGAACG GGTGTTTCCATAGGTGCTGGAACGGGTAGCATCAGTGATATTTTGGATGCTTCAAGAATGATCTGTGACAAG CACCTACGGCGGCTCAGTCCATTTTTTATCCCAAGGATACTAATCAATATGGCTGCTGGTCATGTGAGCATGAAATATGGATTCCAG GGACCAAACCATGCTGCAGTGACAGCCTGTGCTACTGGGGCACATTCTATTGGAGATGCTGCAAGGATGATTCAATTTGGAGATGCTGATGTCATGGTTGCTGGGGGAACAGAATCGAGCATCGATGCTTTGTCCATAGCAGGATTCTGTAG GTCAAGGGCATTATCGACCAAGTACAATACTTTTCCAGAGGAAGCCTCAAGGCCTTTTGATTGTGCTCGTGATGGGTTTGT TATAGGAGAAGGTTCTGGCATCCTGGTTTTGGAG GACCTGGAGCATGCAAAGAACCGAGGAGCTAAAATATATGCTGAAGTACGTGGTTATGGGATGTCAG GTGATGCATATCACATCACACAACCTCATGGAGAAGGCAGAGGCGCCATTTTGGCCATGTCCCGTGCTTTGAAGCAG TCTGGCTTGACCGCTAACCAAGTGGACTACATCAATGCACATGCTACATCTACTCCTCTGG GTGATGCAGTGGAAGCCAAAGCCATCCTGTCCTTGTTTTGCAATCATGTGGTGTCAGGTGCCCTGGCTTTGTCCTCCACCAAG GGTGCTATTGGACATCTCCTAGGAGCAGCTGGAGCTGTTGAAGCATTATTCTCCATATTAGCTATACACCAT GGTATAGCTCCCTTGACACTTAATCTCACTAAACCTGATCCAATATTTAGTGGTGATTTTATGCCTTTGACTGCTTCAAAGAAGATGAACATTAAAGCTGCTATGTCGAACTCTTTTGGCTTTGGTGGAACAAATTCGGCCCTTCTATTTGCTTCACTAGAATAG
- the LOC140882439 gene encoding 3-oxoacyl-[acyl-carrier-protein] synthase, mitochondrial isoform X2: protein MEVFKTMALPRQNCNRLVGSVMQFCRHFSSSPFDPPPLLPLRRVVVTGLGMVTPLGCGVEATWKRLIEGGCGIKAITIEDLKMNGFDREIQSHTFDQLASKIAAVVPCGTNSDEFNEEMWLNSKDHRSIARFIGYALCAADEALRDANWMPNEQDEKERTGVSIGAGTGSISDILDASRMICDKHLRRLSPFFIPRILINMAAGHVSMKYGFQGPNHAAVTACATGAHSIGDAARMIQFGDADVMVAGGTESSIDALSIAGFCRSRALSTKYNTFPEEASRPFDCARDGFVIGEGSGILVLEDLEHAKNRGAKIYAEVRGYGMSGDAYHITQPHGEGRGAILAMSRALKQSGLTANQVDYINAHATSTPLGDAVEAKAILSLFCNHVVSGALALSSTKGAIGHLLGAAGAVEALFSILAIHHGIAPLTLNLTKPDPIFSGDFMPLTASKKMNIKAAMSNSFGFGGTNSALLFASLE from the exons ATGGAG GTCTTTAAAACAATGGCATTGCCGCGACAGAACTGTAATAGACTTGTGGGTTCAGTCATGCAATTTTGTCGCCATTTCTCTTCCAGTCCCTTTGACCCACCTCCCCTTTTACCACTGCGTAGAGTTGTTGTTACAG GTTTAGGAATGGTCACACCTCTGGGTTGCGGTGTGGAAGCTACTTGGAAGCGCTTAATAGAAGGGGGTTGTGGAATTAAGGCGATAACTATTGAAGATCTAAAGATGAATGGTTTTGACAGAGAGATACAATCGCATACCTTTGATCAATTGGCTTCCAAAATTGCTGCGGTTGTACCATGTGGAACCAACTCAGATGAATTCAACGAAGAGATGTGGCTTAACTCTAAG GACCATAGATCGATTGCCAGGTTTATAGGGTATGCATTATGTGCAGCTGACGAGGCTCTTAGAGATGCAAATTGGATGCCGAATGAGCAGGATGAGAAAGAAAGAACG GGTGTTTCCATAGGTGCTGGAACGGGTAGCATCAGTGATATTTTGGATGCTTCAAGAATGATCTGTGACAAG CACCTACGGCGGCTCAGTCCATTTTTTATCCCAAGGATACTAATCAATATGGCTGCTGGTCATGTGAGCATGAAATATGGATTCCAG GGACCAAACCATGCTGCAGTGACAGCCTGTGCTACTGGGGCACATTCTATTGGAGATGCTGCAAGGATGATTCAATTTGGAGATGCTGATGTCATGGTTGCTGGGGGAACAGAATCGAGCATCGATGCTTTGTCCATAGCAGGATTCTGTAG GTCAAGGGCATTATCGACCAAGTACAATACTTTTCCAGAGGAAGCCTCAAGGCCTTTTGATTGTGCTCGTGATGGGTTTGT TATAGGAGAAGGTTCTGGCATCCTGGTTTTGGAG GACCTGGAGCATGCAAAGAACCGAGGAGCTAAAATATATGCTGAAGTACGTGGTTATGGGATGTCAG GTGATGCATATCACATCACACAACCTCATGGAGAAGGCAGAGGCGCCATTTTGGCCATGTCCCGTGCTTTGAAGCAG TCTGGCTTGACCGCTAACCAAGTGGACTACATCAATGCACATGCTACATCTACTCCTCTGG GTGATGCAGTGGAAGCCAAAGCCATCCTGTCCTTGTTTTGCAATCATGTGGTGTCAGGTGCCCTGGCTTTGTCCTCCACCAAG GGTGCTATTGGACATCTCCTAGGAGCAGCTGGAGCTGTTGAAGCATTATTCTCCATATTAGCTATACACCAT GGTATAGCTCCCTTGACACTTAATCTCACTAAACCTGATCCAATATTTAGTGGTGATTTTATGCCTTTGACTGCTTCAAAGAAGATGAACATTAAAGCTGCTATGTCGAACTCTTTTGGCTTTGGTGGAACAAATTCGGCCCTTCTATTTGCTTCACTAGAATAG
- the LOC140882439 gene encoding 3-oxoacyl-[acyl-carrier-protein] synthase, mitochondrial isoform X1, which translates to MGNSLAEVFKTMALPRQNCNRLVGSVMQFCRHFSSSPFDPPPLLPLRRVVVTGLGMVTPLGCGVEATWKRLIEGGCGIKAITIEDLKMNGFDREIQSHTFDQLASKIAAVVPCGTNSDEFNEEMWLNSKDHRSIARFIGYALCAADEALRDANWMPNEQDEKERTGVSIGAGTGSISDILDASRMICDKHLRRLSPFFIPRILINMAAGHVSMKYGFQGPNHAAVTACATGAHSIGDAARMIQFGDADVMVAGGTESSIDALSIAGFCRSRALSTKYNTFPEEASRPFDCARDGFVIGEGSGILVLEDLEHAKNRGAKIYAEVRGYGMSGDAYHITQPHGEGRGAILAMSRALKQSGLTANQVDYINAHATSTPLGDAVEAKAILSLFCNHVVSGALALSSTKGAIGHLLGAAGAVEALFSILAIHHGIAPLTLNLTKPDPIFSGDFMPLTASKKMNIKAAMSNSFGFGGTNSALLFASLE; encoded by the exons ATGGGAAATAGCTTAGCCGAG GTCTTTAAAACAATGGCATTGCCGCGACAGAACTGTAATAGACTTGTGGGTTCAGTCATGCAATTTTGTCGCCATTTCTCTTCCAGTCCCTTTGACCCACCTCCCCTTTTACCACTGCGTAGAGTTGTTGTTACAG GTTTAGGAATGGTCACACCTCTGGGTTGCGGTGTGGAAGCTACTTGGAAGCGCTTAATAGAAGGGGGTTGTGGAATTAAGGCGATAACTATTGAAGATCTAAAGATGAATGGTTTTGACAGAGAGATACAATCGCATACCTTTGATCAATTGGCTTCCAAAATTGCTGCGGTTGTACCATGTGGAACCAACTCAGATGAATTCAACGAAGAGATGTGGCTTAACTCTAAG GACCATAGATCGATTGCCAGGTTTATAGGGTATGCATTATGTGCAGCTGACGAGGCTCTTAGAGATGCAAATTGGATGCCGAATGAGCAGGATGAGAAAGAAAGAACG GGTGTTTCCATAGGTGCTGGAACGGGTAGCATCAGTGATATTTTGGATGCTTCAAGAATGATCTGTGACAAG CACCTACGGCGGCTCAGTCCATTTTTTATCCCAAGGATACTAATCAATATGGCTGCTGGTCATGTGAGCATGAAATATGGATTCCAG GGACCAAACCATGCTGCAGTGACAGCCTGTGCTACTGGGGCACATTCTATTGGAGATGCTGCAAGGATGATTCAATTTGGAGATGCTGATGTCATGGTTGCTGGGGGAACAGAATCGAGCATCGATGCTTTGTCCATAGCAGGATTCTGTAG GTCAAGGGCATTATCGACCAAGTACAATACTTTTCCAGAGGAAGCCTCAAGGCCTTTTGATTGTGCTCGTGATGGGTTTGT TATAGGAGAAGGTTCTGGCATCCTGGTTTTGGAG GACCTGGAGCATGCAAAGAACCGAGGAGCTAAAATATATGCTGAAGTACGTGGTTATGGGATGTCAG GTGATGCATATCACATCACACAACCTCATGGAGAAGGCAGAGGCGCCATTTTGGCCATGTCCCGTGCTTTGAAGCAG TCTGGCTTGACCGCTAACCAAGTGGACTACATCAATGCACATGCTACATCTACTCCTCTGG GTGATGCAGTGGAAGCCAAAGCCATCCTGTCCTTGTTTTGCAATCATGTGGTGTCAGGTGCCCTGGCTTTGTCCTCCACCAAG GGTGCTATTGGACATCTCCTAGGAGCAGCTGGAGCTGTTGAAGCATTATTCTCCATATTAGCTATACACCAT GGTATAGCTCCCTTGACACTTAATCTCACTAAACCTGATCCAATATTTAGTGGTGATTTTATGCCTTTGACTGCTTCAAAGAAGATGAACATTAAAGCTGCTATGTCGAACTCTTTTGGCTTTGGTGGAACAAATTCGGCCCTTCTATTTGCTTCACTAGAATAG